From the Bacteroidota bacterium genome, one window contains:
- a CDS encoding TRAP transporter substrate-binding protein, with amino-acid sequence MERRKFIKKSALAVTAGGLVAGCSSESTGSADAPAIITQPNLRWRLISSFPRSLDTIFGAAEVFSQRVHALTDGRFDIRVYPAGEIVPYDQVLESVQKGTVQMGHAASYYFKGKNPALPFDCSVPFGLTARQQNAWMYHGGGLELMRELFSDFNVVNFPGGNTGTQMGGWFRKEINGLADLRGLKMRIPGLGGEVMDRLGVGVEQIAGGEVYPALERGAIDAAEWVGPYDDEKLGFYKVARYYYYPGWWEPGPALTFYINQDEWAKLPKVYQEAVTTASTAASTAMQTSYDAKNPPAFARLLAEGVQVRPFPADMMAAAEKHAFEIMESQAASDATYNKVFTAFKEFREQSYRWFAAAENTYATYAFRDKLPAT; translated from the coding sequence ATGGAAAGACGTAAGTTTATCAAAAAATCCGCGCTTGCCGTTACGGCAGGCGGACTTGTCGCCGGATGTAGCAGCGAATCCACCGGCAGTGCCGATGCGCCCGCTATCATAACCCAGCCAAACCTGCGCTGGCGGCTTATCTCAAGTTTCCCAAGATCGCTGGACACCATTTTTGGAGCAGCTGAGGTTTTTTCTCAGCGCGTGCACGCCCTCACGGATGGGCGATTCGACATACGTGTGTACCCTGCCGGCGAAATTGTACCCTACGACCAGGTACTGGAATCGGTACAAAAAGGTACCGTACAGATGGGCCATGCGGCCAGCTACTACTTCAAGGGAAAAAATCCGGCGCTGCCTTTCGACTGTAGCGTTCCGTTTGGCCTTACAGCCCGGCAACAGAATGCCTGGATGTACCACGGAGGCGGACTCGAGCTTATGCGAGAGTTGTTTAGCGACTTTAATGTCGTCAATTTCCCCGGTGGAAATACTGGCACACAGATGGGCGGCTGGTTCAGGAAAGAAATCAACGGACTGGCAGATTTGCGTGGGTTGAAAATGCGCATCCCGGGCCTGGGTGGCGAAGTGATGGATCGACTTGGCGTGGGCGTTGAGCAAATCGCCGGCGGCGAAGTGTACCCCGCGCTCGAACGAGGCGCGATCGATGCCGCAGAATGGGTTGGGCCGTACGACGATGAAAAACTCGGCTTTTACAAAGTTGCCCGCTATTACTACTATCCGGGATGGTGGGAGCCAGGCCCCGCATTGACGTTTTACATCAACCAGGATGAATGGGCCAAACTACCCAAGGTTTACCAGGAAGCCGTGACAACAGCTTCCACAGCAGCCTCTACGGCAATGCAAACAAGCTATGATGCCAAGAACCCACCAGCGTTTGCCCGGCTATTGGCAGAAGGCGTACAGGTCCGTCCTTTTCCGGCAGACATGATGGCTGCAGCTGAAAAGCATGCATTCGAAATTATGGAAAGTCAGGCAGCATCCGATGCTACGTATAACAAAGTCTTCACTGCTTTCAAGGAATTCCGCGAACAGTCTTATCGATGGTTTGCCGCAGCAGAGAATACATATGCTACTTATGCCTTTCGGGACAAGCTTCCTGCTACATGA